A single genomic interval of Drosophila virilis strain 15010-1051.87 chromosome 2, Dvir_AGI_RSII-ME, whole genome shotgun sequence harbors:
- the LOC6631185 gene encoding rho guanine nucleotide exchange factor 4 has product MVIPRELNNTNTTTTMKNQENITPKVIESSLSLAHSSCQQDKFDALRHAAIRELLETEINYVKLLSAVCNGYLPAMSKRLDIFSASSIRLIFSNITAIYKFQRMFLEALRQGIEQNQISKVFLKMHKGFLCYSAYCNDYSRALVELEPYERITEARTILENCRESDNLAKLPLSAHLLAPVQRICRYPLHLNELLRTALKNNGNKLGVQTDILDYEHIDVLQFDIPDTHSTVKMALKKMRGVTEAVNEGRRQSEILARLQGSFQSFKGPPLKLHSTRFFLQGDAMRQKQNIWNSSCTLFLFDNQLIYCKRDIIKRSQFIYRGRIFLDRCRIVNMQDGNMFGPTVKNMLRFYCQSREKWYDFSFRSAIRKHVFLNALAMERQFCGKSLDVSEMTGLEFNDFDEERSGDFSDQSDYELQDCEHTMGSLSSSGDNSGAEFTVKSTYRSCAQWNDNIASTSHGSGQMLISTSAWSLSLRRLNNWFRKLKSFNGTANPLPPHRPDFEADSKPTTSESVQAASAQNETGSSFA; this is encoded by the exons ATGGTGATCCCAAGAGAATTGAACAACACCAACACTACCACGACAATGAAGAATCAGGAAAACATCACACCCAAAGTCATCGAGTCATCTCTATCTTTGGCCCATTCGTCCTGCCAACAGGACAAGTTCGATGCATTACGGCACGCTGCTATACGTGAGTTGCTTGAAACGGAAATCAATTACGTGAAGCTACTGTCAGCCGTTTGCAACGG CTATTTGCCTGCCATGAGCAAACGCCTAGACATCTTCTCTGCCAGCAGCATAAGgctaatattttcaaatataacgGCCATATACAAATTTCAGCGAATGTTTTTGGAAGCTTTGCGCCAAGGCATTGAGCAGAATCAAATATCGAAGGTGTTTCTAAAGATG CATAAAGGATTTCTATGCTATTCAGCATACTGCAATGATTATTCGCGTGCTCTTGTCGAGCTCGAACCCTACGAACGCATCACGGAAGCTCGCACAATTCTGGAGAA CTGCCGCGAATCCGATAACCTGGCCAAACTACCGCTATCTGCGCATCTGCTAGCGCCAGTGCAGCGCATCTGTCGCTATCCTTTGCACCTCAACGAACTGCTTAGGACTGCTTTGAAGAATAACGGGAATAAGCTTGGTGTCCAAACTGATATTTTAGACTATGAACATATTGATGTGCTCCAGTTTGATATTCCTGATACGCACTCCACAGTTAAAATGGCGCTTAAGAAGATGCGTGGCGTAACTGAAGCTGTAAACGAGGGTAGACGCCAAAGCGAGATTCTTGCAAGGCTTCAGGGTAGTTTCCAGAGCTTTAAGGGACCTCCACTGAAGCTGCACAGCACACGTTTCTTTTTACAGGGGGACGCCATGCGGCAAAAGCAGAACATTTGGAACAGCAGTTGCACCTTGTTTCTATTTGATAACCAGCTGATATACTGTAAACGGGATATCATCAAGCGTAGCCAGTTCATCTATAGGGGACGCATCTTTTTGGATCGCTGTCGCATCGTGAACATGCAGGATGGAAACATGTTTGGTCCCACGGTCAAGAATATGCTACGCTTCTATTGCCAGTCACGGGAGAAGTGGTACGACTTTAGCTTTCGCTCTGCCATTCGTAAACATGTATTTCTCAATGCGCTTGCCATGGAGCGACAGTTTTGTGGCAAGAGTCTGGACGTTTCCGAGATGACAGGATTAGAGTTTAATGACTTCGATGAGGAACGGTCGGGTGATTTCTCTGACCAATCGGACTACGAGCTACAAGACTGTGAACACACAATGGGCAGCTTATCCTCCAGTGGTGACAATTCAGGAGCGGAGTTCACGGTCAAGTCAACCTATCGCTCTTGCGCACAGTGGAACGATAATATTGCCAGTACCAGCCATGGGTCTGGGCAGATGCTTATATCAACTTCAGCCTGGTCGCTGAGCCTTCGCCGTCTAAACAACTGGTTCCGCAAGTTGAAAAGCTTCAATGGAACGGCGAATCCGTTACCTCCTCACAGGCCAGATTTTGAAGCAGAttcaaaaccaacaacaagcgAAAGCGTACAGGCTGCTTCCGCGCAAAATGAGACTGGCAGCTCGTTTGCTTGA
- the Atac3 gene encoding uncharacterized protein Atac3 isoform X1, with amino-acid sequence MHSAVGATGNSKVVATLRADGSVAMEAQSVNQQLSNNLLKKYKIRTEGELLLKKGNAPGPTTVVDLGKQLLQCARDSDVPGVKTALAHGAPFSSDWLGMSALHFAAMNNQLEICEILLQGGINMEAKTKVDRTPLHLACYFGHERIVSLFLALRCAVNARDMLRMTPLHWAVEKRHKSIVRMLLKSQADVTLVSKFGKTPIALAVLTEQADILAELEAARQSQANRKFNEETEQKMRCIKKETSDAVNSIMDESKSIRSLDDADMSVEDKMDVLETLRGHTNMLGNSALNMLKTHGIADMMQDNQIDDEASKKMLNTALRNGRQLVLSEGGRMLLHETNRGSNVKQSTNGSINNNLRNNAISLHPSTNQAIQNSSPQKIRMNVIKQKDSSSASPAGGVTKNKNIRIISLTDFKKLCDQPKSLQKIPATLASSGVVRQLADGTKLVNMRQLQSRQLKLPSRPIDSGAIDEQQQLLNEVIASTVTHNPAATSTLRGQVGTVQTIQLRPSLAAGTAVGATNNGAAIKPSATAPMRSNLRTGNEFNTTKGPNVMPLATSSEIGRQLHELRRHNEELRRRMDVVQKEKEDMLLRIERLEQLMLIRDSDAEMKYVNI; translated from the exons ATGCACAGCGCTGTTGGAGCCACGGGAAACAGCAAAGTTGTGGCCACATTGCGCGCTGATGGCAGTGTGGCAATGGAGGCGCAATCCGTCAACCAGCAGCTATCCAATAATTtactaaaaaaatataaaatt CGCACCGAGGGTGAGCTTCTATTAAAGAAGGGCAACGCGCCCGGGCCAACAACAGTCGTTGATTTGGGAAAGCAACTCTTACAATGTGCTCGAGACAGCGATGTTCCTGGCGTAAAGACTGCGCTTGCTCATGGCGCTCCGTTTTCATCAGACTGG ctGGGTATGTCGGCGCTTCACTTCGCTGCGATGAACAATCAGCTGGAAATCTGCGAAATTCTCTTGCAAGGCGGCATTAACATGGAGGCAAAGACAAAAGTGGACCGAACGCCACTCCATTTAGCTTGCTATTTCGGACACGAGCGAATTGTAAGCCTATTTCTGGCGCTGAGGTGTGCCGTGAATGCACGTGATATG CTTCGCATGACACCGCTGCACTGGGCTGTGGAAAAAAGGCACAAGAGTATTGTTCGCATGCTGCTTAAAAGTCAGGCAGACGTAACACTAGTCTCCAAATTTGGCAAAACCCCCATCGCCTTGGCCGTGCTAACTGAACAGGCAGATATTTTGGCGGAGCTGGAAGCTGCTCGCCAGTCTCAGGCTAACCGCAAATTCAACGAGGAGACAGAG CAAAAGATGCGCTGTATAAAA AAAGAAACCAGCGATGCAGTTAATTCTATTATGGATGAGTCTAAGTCAATACGAAGTCTTGACGACGCCGACATGTCGGTCGAGGACAAGATGGATGTTTTAGAGACGTTACGCGGCC ACACTAACATGCTGGGAAATTCTGCTTTAAATATGCTTAAGACGCATGGTATTGCAGACATGATGCAAGACAATCAAATAG ACGACGAAGCGTCGAAAAAGATGCTAAACACTGCGCTTCGAAATGGTCGACAGCTGGTGCTCTCAGAGGGCGGACGTATGCTGCTGCATGAAACGAACCGTGGTTCAAATGTTAAACAAAGTACAAACGGATCTATTAACAATAACTTAAGGAACAACGCAATCAGTTTGCATCCCAGTACAAATCAAGCTATTCAAAATTCATCTCCTCAGAAAATTCGGATGAATGTCATCAAGCAAAAGGACTCATCGTCAGCTAGTCCAGCAGGTGGTGTTACAAAAAACAAG AACATAAGAATTATATCGTTGACAGACTTCAAGAAACTTTGCGATCAGCCAAAATCTCTACAGAAAATACCTGCAACCTTAGCGAg CTCTGGAGTGGTACGCCAACTTGCCGATGGTACCAAATTGGTTAACATGCGACAGTTACAGTCTCGTCAG ctGAAATTACCATCCAGACCTATTGACAGCGGTGCTAttgatgagcagcagcagttgctgaaCGAAGTGATAGCCTCAACGGTTACACACAATCCCGCAGCGACGAGCACACTGCGTGGGCAAGTAGGCACCGTACAAACCATTCAACTGCGCCCCTCCTTAGCAGCCGGAACTGCTGTCGGAGCCACCAACAATGGAGCTGCTATTAAGCCTTCAGCCACTGCACCCATGCGTTCGAATTTACGCACAGGCAATGAATTCAATACAACGAAGGGCCCCAACGTGATGCCATTGGCGACATCGTCAGAAATTGGTCGGCAGCTGCACGAGCTGCGGCGACATAATGAAGAGCTACGACGTCGTATGGATGTGGTGCAGAAGGAAAAGGAGGATATGCTTTTACGAATCGAACGATTGGAACAACTGATGTTGATTCGTGATTCTGATGCAGAAATGAAATATGTTAACATTTAG
- the Atac3 gene encoding uncharacterized protein Atac3 isoform X2: MHSAVGATGNSKVVATLRADGSVAMEAQSVNQQLSNNLLKKYKIRTEGELLLKKGNAPGPTTVVDLGKQLLQCARDSDVPGVKTALAHGAPFSSDWLGMSALHFAAMNNQLEICEILLQGGINMEAKTKVDRTPLHLACYFGHERIVSLFLALRCAVNARDMLRMTPLHWAVEKRHKSIVRMLLKSQADVTLVSKFGKTPIALAVLTEQADILAELEAARQSQANRKFNEETEKETSDAVNSIMDESKSIRSLDDADMSVEDKMDVLETLRGHTNMLGNSALNMLKTHGIADMMQDNQIDDEASKKMLNTALRNGRQLVLSEGGRMLLHETNRGSNVKQSTNGSINNNLRNNAISLHPSTNQAIQNSSPQKIRMNVIKQKDSSSASPAGGVTKNKNIRIISLTDFKKLCDQPKSLQKIPATLASSGVVRQLADGTKLVNMRQLQSRQLKLPSRPIDSGAIDEQQQLLNEVIASTVTHNPAATSTLRGQVGTVQTIQLRPSLAAGTAVGATNNGAAIKPSATAPMRSNLRTGNEFNTTKGPNVMPLATSSEIGRQLHELRRHNEELRRRMDVVQKEKEDMLLRIERLEQLMLIRDSDAEMKYVNI, encoded by the exons ATGCACAGCGCTGTTGGAGCCACGGGAAACAGCAAAGTTGTGGCCACATTGCGCGCTGATGGCAGTGTGGCAATGGAGGCGCAATCCGTCAACCAGCAGCTATCCAATAATTtactaaaaaaatataaaatt CGCACCGAGGGTGAGCTTCTATTAAAGAAGGGCAACGCGCCCGGGCCAACAACAGTCGTTGATTTGGGAAAGCAACTCTTACAATGTGCTCGAGACAGCGATGTTCCTGGCGTAAAGACTGCGCTTGCTCATGGCGCTCCGTTTTCATCAGACTGG ctGGGTATGTCGGCGCTTCACTTCGCTGCGATGAACAATCAGCTGGAAATCTGCGAAATTCTCTTGCAAGGCGGCATTAACATGGAGGCAAAGACAAAAGTGGACCGAACGCCACTCCATTTAGCTTGCTATTTCGGACACGAGCGAATTGTAAGCCTATTTCTGGCGCTGAGGTGTGCCGTGAATGCACGTGATATG CTTCGCATGACACCGCTGCACTGGGCTGTGGAAAAAAGGCACAAGAGTATTGTTCGCATGCTGCTTAAAAGTCAGGCAGACGTAACACTAGTCTCCAAATTTGGCAAAACCCCCATCGCCTTGGCCGTGCTAACTGAACAGGCAGATATTTTGGCGGAGCTGGAAGCTGCTCGCCAGTCTCAGGCTAACCGCAAATTCAACGAGGAGACAGAG AAAGAAACCAGCGATGCAGTTAATTCTATTATGGATGAGTCTAAGTCAATACGAAGTCTTGACGACGCCGACATGTCGGTCGAGGACAAGATGGATGTTTTAGAGACGTTACGCGGCC ACACTAACATGCTGGGAAATTCTGCTTTAAATATGCTTAAGACGCATGGTATTGCAGACATGATGCAAGACAATCAAATAG ACGACGAAGCGTCGAAAAAGATGCTAAACACTGCGCTTCGAAATGGTCGACAGCTGGTGCTCTCAGAGGGCGGACGTATGCTGCTGCATGAAACGAACCGTGGTTCAAATGTTAAACAAAGTACAAACGGATCTATTAACAATAACTTAAGGAACAACGCAATCAGTTTGCATCCCAGTACAAATCAAGCTATTCAAAATTCATCTCCTCAGAAAATTCGGATGAATGTCATCAAGCAAAAGGACTCATCGTCAGCTAGTCCAGCAGGTGGTGTTACAAAAAACAAG AACATAAGAATTATATCGTTGACAGACTTCAAGAAACTTTGCGATCAGCCAAAATCTCTACAGAAAATACCTGCAACCTTAGCGAg CTCTGGAGTGGTACGCCAACTTGCCGATGGTACCAAATTGGTTAACATGCGACAGTTACAGTCTCGTCAG ctGAAATTACCATCCAGACCTATTGACAGCGGTGCTAttgatgagcagcagcagttgctgaaCGAAGTGATAGCCTCAACGGTTACACACAATCCCGCAGCGACGAGCACACTGCGTGGGCAAGTAGGCACCGTACAAACCATTCAACTGCGCCCCTCCTTAGCAGCCGGAACTGCTGTCGGAGCCACCAACAATGGAGCTGCTATTAAGCCTTCAGCCACTGCACCCATGCGTTCGAATTTACGCACAGGCAATGAATTCAATACAACGAAGGGCCCCAACGTGATGCCATTGGCGACATCGTCAGAAATTGGTCGGCAGCTGCACGAGCTGCGGCGACATAATGAAGAGCTACGACGTCGTATGGATGTGGTGCAGAAGGAAAAGGAGGATATGCTTTTACGAATCGAACGATTGGAACAACTGATGTTGATTCGTGATTCTGATGCAGAAATGAAATATGTTAACATTTAG